The Deinococcus aerolatus genomic interval CAGAGTTCGCCTTCACGCGGCACGCAGATTTGAAAGTAGTCCCAATCGTACTCAACTTTTGCATCTAACTGGCGTTAGGTGAAAATGTTGCGGACGGTTTAGCAGCGGTATAACGGCGTTATGCGGTAGCTATAGCAAACACTCAACATCAGTTTAGTGTAAGTTCTTGGCATGACCAAAAAGCATGTCGGTGGTAGAGGCAGGAAGGCCAGCAACAAACACCAGACCTTCAGTATCAGCTTGCCTCCACACCTAAAGGACGCCTTGGACGCTGCTGTGACTGAAGAGGTCAGCCGGTCTGAAGTGGTGGCTGGACTCATCGAGGCCCATCTACTGAAGCAACCACCAGTGAGGCCAGCACCAGCAGCTAAGCCACCAGCACCGGCTAGGGCAGCAGCACCGCAGAAGAGACCAGCGAAGCCACCAGCTACTAACCTCCCTGCTGCTGTGACCGTGATAGCGCAGCAGGTAAGCCGAGGTCTGAAGTGGAAGCCAGAGAAGTACGCCGCTGCTGAGAAGTTGCTGGCTGAGGGTTACACCATCACCAGGAAGCCGGATAGCGCCGACTACACCACCGAGAAGGGCAGTCTAGTCTCATGGCGCACCGTCCAGGCGCTGCTCAAGTTGGGTGTGGTGGTATCGCTTGATTGGCCAGCTGGGAAATAATTGAACATGACTAATTAGATCTATATAGAAAGATCTGACGTCCTTATATTCATAGGAGTTTACTCTGATGATTAGCTTGAGGATTTTTGGGATTTACAAAGCTATCTTCGCCATGCTTGGAATAATAATAGAAGACACTTTTTTCAGCAATAGAATAGCACTTGTCTGTCATTTCAGCTTCGTCCCATTCTTTTTCTCTGAAATAAAACGTTCCTCTGTCAAATATTCCTTTTAATCCAGTGTTATGTAAATGCTCGTGATTTAATTTACCAAACATTGCTATTGTGGTAACTCTATCGAGAATTGTAGATCCATCTTCAAAGTCACATCCATCTCCGAAACATACAAACGGAAAGATAGATTCGCCCATTAAGGCTGTACGAAAGCCAATAACGTTCTTCCCCAGTCTTTCTATGGCATTTCCTTTTGCCTGCTTTGTTTTTCCTTCAGCCGCCCGGAGATTGTTTGTTCCTTGATTCTTTTTCTCGGCAATTAGAATAGGATAGGCTTTATCTTCTGTATCTAATATGGAAAGTATTCCACCATCAGGACGCATCGAAGATCGCTCGTGGTAATAATGGAACTCAGCTTCCGGAAACCTCTCACGCAGATTGGAGACTACAGTAGAGAGAAACCATTGGGTTTCTAATTTCAATCTTATTCCAGGGAATTTCTCCTCAAGCATTCTAGATACATTCGCTAAAGCTAGAACAAGCGCTTTCTCTTGCCTCGAAGAGGTTTGGTTTATTACAGTTCCGAGTCTCTGCAGTCTAAGATCTTCTTTCTTCGCCATTTTAAATCCTTTTTAGTAAGAATAAGAACTCAGTGACGTGTATATTCCTATCTTTTAAGTTTCTACTACCCCTGAATGTATTATAGGGCATCTCTAGTGCCGTAACACTGCCATGTTTCTGAAGTTCTTCAATAAAACTATCGTATTTAATAAAGCCTTCGGAATTATATGAAATTAACACATACTTTGCCCTGCAACGATCTACTAGATCGAATAAAGCGGATTCAGCTTCTTTTCTCTGATTGTAACGTGAGCGATTCCAGTCTATTGGTATACCTGATACTCTACTAATTTCATCTGGTTGTTGGTAAGAACAGAGCAAATTAAGCATAAAGTAGTTCGATCCGTAAGGATGCTGATTATAAGGAGGATCCAGATATGCGATATCAACTTCATCAATGTCATCAACTATAACATTGACATCTTTCTGATAGACAGTAAATTCACTTTCAAATCTTGATAGGATGGGTGATGTGATCTTTATCTCCCCTTTTATTCTAGTCAAAGCATTTTTCGCATCGCCGCCATACTGCCCTATGCCATTCTTAGATTTGTAAAATCCTTTGAACACCCCCGAAGTGTTGGTATGTATAGACGCTCCTGCCATCAGTGGGGCTAAAAAGAAATGCTGAATATCTTTGGGTAATTCGTTGATGACTCGACAAGCAGTAT includes:
- a CDS encoding EcoRI family type II restriction endonuclease; amino-acid sequence: MAKKEDLRLQRLGTVINQTSSRQEKALVLALANVSRMLEEKFPGIRLKLETQWFLSTVVSNLRERFPEAEFHYYHERSSMRPDGGILSILDTEDKAYPILIAEKKNQGTNNLRAAEGKTKQAKGNAIERLGKNVIGFRTALMGESIFPFVCFGDGCDFEDGSTILDRVTTIAMFGKLNHEHLHNTGLKGIFDRGTFYFREKEWDEAEMTDKCYSIAEKSVFYYYSKHGEDSFVNPKNPQANHQSKLL
- a CDS encoding ribbon-helix-helix domain-containing protein, yielding MTKKHVGGRGRKASNKHQTFSISLPPHLKDALDAAVTEEVSRSEVVAGLIEAHLLKQPPVRPAPAAKPPAPARAAAPQKRPAKPPATNLPAAVTVIAQQVSRGLKWKPEKYAAAEKLLAEGYTITRKPDSADYTTEKGSLVSWRTVQALLKLGVVVSLDWPAGK
- a CDS encoding DNA adenine methylase, coding for MTTITQPSLFSMEIEEDPRFLERQIITYIGNKRSLLPFIGKGINQVRQELNKDKIRFLDLFSGSGIVSRYAKQFSSHIISNDLEMYSYVTNSCYLTNISDVDIDYLSDLAGKLDYQIQDNLESGFITKLYAPKDESQITEDDRVFYTRRNAMYLDTACRVINELPKDIQHFFLAPLMAGASIHTNTSGVFKGFYKSKNGIGQYGGDAKNALTRIKGEIKITSPILSRFESEFTVYQKDVNVIVDDIDEVDIAYLDPPYNQHPYGSNYFMLNLLCSYQQPDEISRVSGIPIDWNRSRYNQRKEAESALFDLVDRCRAKYVLISYNSEGFIKYDSFIEELQKHGSVTALEMPYNTFRGSRNLKDRNIHVTEFLFLLKRI